The genome window AGCGCTTTAGTATAAAAGGTGCTTTGTCCTGAAGATTTTGATGGGCATTAATCCCTGCCATCATTCCCTGGCAAGCTGCTTCTTCATATCCCGTAGTTCCGTTTATTTGACCTGCAAAAAAGAGGTTTTTCACCAATTTCGTTTCCAGGGTATGTGTCAATTGTGTGGGAATAAAATAATCGTATTCTATGGCATAGCCGGGCCTGAACATTTTTACATTTTCAAAGCCTTCGATTTGCCGCAGCGCATTGAATTGCACATCTTCTGGCAGCGAGGATGAAAATCCATTGACATAAACTTCTACTGTATTCCATCCTTCGGGCTCTACAAATAGCTGATGCCTGTCGCGTTGTGAAAAGCGATCTATTTTATCTTCTATAGAGGGGCAGTACCTTGGCCCAACACCCTGAATCCTTCCGGAAAACATTGGTGATTTATCGAAACCGGTTTTAAGTGTTTCGTGTACTTTTGGATTTGTAAAAGTTATGTGACATGGCCTTTGTTTTTCCAAAGGCTTCGTATTGCTAAAAGAAAACTTACCGGGTTTTACATCACCTTCCTGAATTTCCATTTTACTGTAATCCAGACTTCTTCCATCAACTCTTGGCGGGGTGCCTGTTTTCATCCGGCCTGATTCAAAACCAATTTGAACCAATTGTTCTGTAATTCCTGTAGCTGCTCTTTCCCCACTTCTGCCTCCACCAAATTTTTTCTCGCCTATATGAATGATTCCATTCAGGAAAGTGCCATTTGTGAGTACAACTGCACGGCATTCTATTTCCATGCCCATTGAAGTTTTCACTCCGGCAACTGCGCCATTTTTAATGACCACTTCATTGACCATATCCTGCCAGAAATCCACATTGGGTGTTTGTTCTAATTTCAGGCGCCATTTATTGGCAAAGTCCATTCGGTCGGATTGCACCCTGGGCGACCACATGGCCGGCCCTTTGGATTTATTGAGCATTCTGAATTGTATGGCCGTTTCATCACTTACTATTCCTGAGTATCCGCCAAGCGCATCTATTTCCCTGATGATCTGTCCTTTGGCCACACCGCCCATAGCAGGGTTGCAAGACATTTGCGCAATGTTCTGCATATTCATGGTGACAAGTAGTACGCTTGAGCCAAGATTGGCCGCTGCAGCCGCTGCTTCAGATCCCGCATGTCCGGCACCTACTACTACAAGATCGTATTTTTTAAACATTGTTAAGGCTTTATGTTTCACGTGAAACAATTAGTCTAAAGCTAAGATATTCAAGCACTTATCTTCTTTTTCACGCATTAATTGTGCTTCTTTCGGGCTTTTATCGTTCCAGCCCAGCAAATGCAAAACTCCATGTATCAAGACACGGTGCAATTCCATATTTATTGCTACACCAAAATTTTTTGCATTCTCTTTTACCCGTTCTATACTCACAAATATATCAGCATCGATTATTTCAGCTTTTTCACTATTGTCAAAGGTAATAATGTCTGTATAGTAATCGTGCCCAAGGTGTTTTTTGTTTATTTCCAAAAGATAAGCATCCAAACAAAAAATGTAATTAATGGTTCCGCTTTCTTTCTCGGATTCCCGAATACATAAATTGATCCATTTTTTAATCTCTGCTTGGTTTTGAAGCTTAAAGGGAATATCTTCTGTGTGAAAATATATGGGCATATGTAAAAATACTGATGTAAGGACTTAGAGGGCCTAAATTTTAAAGTGCAGCTCTACAGTACTGCCTCCATCTGAGAACACCATTAGGTCAGACAGTTGATTCATTAAAAACACGCCACGTCCTGTAAGCTTTTCAAGATTCTCTGGATTGGTAGGGTCGGGCAAATTATTATAATCAAAACCTTCACCCTCATCTGAAACCTTGATTATCAATGTATTATTTTCAGATTTTGCAGATACTTTAACTTTTTTTGATTCATCTGTTTTATTGCCATGAATAATACTGTTGTTTACAGCTTCAGTTAAAGTAATTAAAATATTGCCAAACAGCTCTTCTTTAATACCAAAGTTTTGCCTGATCTCATCTACAAAACTCTCAAGTACAGAAACCTTGTCTGGGTTAGAGGGGATATTCAGTTCAAAAAGTTCAGTATTATTATTCGTGTTCATACGGTGCAAAGATATTGAAATAAAATCAAAAAGTTATATTCCTGAAATAACGCTCTACCATGTTTTTGTAGTAGGGTTTTAAAGCAGGGGGCAATGTTTTGTAAAGTTGAATTTCAGCATCGCGCTGTTTAAAGTACTCCTCAAGTGAAGGGGGCGTTTCCCTAACGATCTCTCCGGCAGTGTTGGCTTTTCGCTCGTCATCAAATTCACGTTCACGCATGGCTTTTTCGGCATCGAGCAATTTAGTTAGAATTTCCTGCTGCCGCTCGATCATTTCACTGGTCAATTGTTTATTTACAAGATCAGTCTCGGTTTTGTTCATTTCTTCCTGAAGTTTTTCCAAATCGCCCAAACTATTTTTCCCGTCTTTATTTTCTTGTTGGCTGAGTTGTCTCAGGGCTTCTCTGATAGCGGCTTGTTTGGCTGCCATTTGCGCCATTTCCTTGCTCATACCAGAGGTCCCGCCTTTTTCTTTGCCATCGGGTTTCTTTCCTTTTTCACCTTTTTCCCCCATCTTGTCTTGCATATCAGAGAGTTGTTTGTTCATTTGCTTCTGCATCTCACTGAGACTTGGTTTTCCTTTCCCCGGTTTTGGTTGCTGACATTGCTGTGTGCCAGGCATTTGTGAGGCCATTTGTTGTTGCATTTGTTCCATGGCCTCGCTGAGCATTAAAGCCAGATTGTTG of Chitinophagales bacterium contains these proteins:
- the mnmG gene encoding tRNA uridine-5-carboxymethylaminomethyl(34) synthesis enzyme MnmG, with protein sequence MFKKYDLVVVGAGHAGSEAAAAAANLGSSVLLVTMNMQNIAQMSCNPAMGGVAKGQIIREIDALGGYSGIVSDETAIQFRMLNKSKGPAMWSPRVQSDRMDFANKWRLKLEQTPNVDFWQDMVNEVVIKNGAVAGVKTSMGMEIECRAVVLTNGTFLNGIIHIGEKKFGGGRSGERAATGITEQLVQIGFESGRMKTGTPPRVDGRSLDYSKMEIQEGDVKPGKFSFSNTKPLEKQRPCHITFTNPKVHETLKTGFDKSPMFSGRIQGVGPRYCPSIEDKIDRFSQRDRHQLFVEPEGWNTVEVYVNGFSSSLPEDVQFNALRQIEGFENVKMFRPGYAIEYDYFIPTQLTHTLETKLVKNLFFAGQINGTTGYEEAACQGMMAGINAHQNLQDKAPFILKRSDAYIGVLIDDLITKGTKEPYRMFTSRAEFRILLRQDNADLRLTPLGYELGLAGSDRMERVQEKEAGIKAILKYIAKTSAEPEIVNPYLESLDSAPIKQKIKLDQVISRPQVSIESIRKILPEFEAFLSDYDDEIAEEAEITLKYSGYVDKEKEMADKMNRLENVLLHSSLNYDGLSSLSAEAREKLKDIQPKTLGQASRISGITPSDISVLMIHMGR
- the ybeY gene encoding rRNA maturation RNase YbeY; translated protein: MPIYFHTEDIPFKLQNQAEIKKWINLCIRESEKESGTINYIFCLDAYLLEINKKHLGHDYYTDIITFDNSEKAEIIDADIFVSIERVKENAKNFGVAINMELHRVLIHGVLHLLGWNDKSPKEAQLMREKEDKCLNILALD
- a CDS encoding ATP-binding protein; this translates as MNTNNNTELFELNIPSNPDKVSVLESFVDEIRQNFGIKEELFGNILITLTEAVNNSIIHGNKTDESKKVKVSAKSENNTLIIKVSDEGEGFDYNNLPDPTNPENLEKLTGRGVFLMNQLSDLMVFSDGGSTVELHFKI